From Sphingomonas hengshuiensis, one genomic window encodes:
- the purC gene encoding phosphoribosylaminoimidazolesuccinocarboxamide synthase translates to MARRRQIYEGKAKILYEGPEPGTLIQYFKDDATAFNAQKKGTINGKGVLNNRISEHVFTLLGGIGIPTHFIRRLNMREQLIRQVEIVPIEVVVRNVVAGSLAKRLGIEEGTPLPRTIVEYYFKDDALGDPMVTDEHILCFGWASQEELHDMADMAIRVNDFLSGLFAGIGIRLVDFKLEFGRIWDNDYARIILADEISPDGCRLWDMVTNEKLDKDRFRRDLGGEVEAYQEVARRLGLFPEGADSAVLDLESHRKRRGK, encoded by the coding sequence ATGGCACGCCGCCGGCAAATCTACGAAGGCAAGGCCAAGATCCTCTATGAGGGTCCTGAGCCCGGCACGCTGATCCAGTATTTCAAGGACGACGCAACGGCGTTCAATGCCCAGAAAAAGGGTACGATCAACGGCAAGGGCGTTCTGAACAACCGGATTTCGGAGCATGTCTTCACGCTGCTCGGCGGGATCGGCATCCCTACGCACTTCATTCGCCGTCTGAACATGCGCGAACAGCTGATTCGCCAGGTCGAGATCGTGCCGATCGAAGTCGTCGTCCGCAATGTCGTCGCCGGGTCGCTGGCCAAGCGGCTGGGGATCGAGGAAGGCACGCCGCTGCCGCGCACGATCGTCGAATATTATTTCAAGGACGATGCGCTCGGCGACCCGATGGTCACCGACGAGCACATCCTGTGCTTCGGCTGGGCGTCGCAGGAAGAACTGCACGACATGGCCGACATGGCCATCCGCGTGAACGATTTCCTGTCCGGTCTGTTCGCCGGGATCGGCATCCGCCTCGTCGACTTCAAGCTCGAATTCGGTCGGATCTGGGACAATGACTATGCCCGCATCATCCTGGCCGACGAAATCAGCCCCGATGGCTGCCGGCTGTGGGACATGGTGACCAACGAGAAGCTCGACAAGGACCGGTTCCGCCGCGATCTTGGCGGTGAAGTCGAGGCTTATCAGGAGGTTGCGCGCCGTCTTGGGCTTTTCCCGGAAGGTGCCGACTCCGCCGTCCTCGACCTGGAAAGCCACCGCAAGCGCCGGGGCAAATAG
- the purS gene encoding phosphoribosylformylglycinamidine synthase subunit PurS, which yields MKLRIIVTLKNGVLDPQGKAIQHALSGLGFDGVDDVRAGKIFELDVADWTSDSAIDEMCRKLLANTVIENYRVERA from the coding sequence ATGAAACTCCGCATCATCGTGACTCTGAAAAACGGCGTCCTCGATCCGCAGGGAAAGGCGATCCAGCACGCGCTTTCCGGTCTTGGTTTCGACGGCGTCGATGACGTCCGCGCCGGCAAGATCTTCGAACTCGACGTCGCTGATTGGACCAGCGACTCCGCGATCGACGAGATGTGCCGAAAGCTCCTCGCCAACACGGTGATCGAGAATTATCGGGTCGAGCGGGCATGA